The Petrotoga sibirica DSM 13575 genome contains a region encoding:
- the rpsR gene encoding 30S ribosomal protein S18: MAYVKRERKKVKKCKLCRDNVEYIDYKDVRKLKEFMNDKGKILPKRINGNCAKHQRMVRTAIHRARKMMLVPYMNE, from the coding sequence ATGGCTTACGTTAAAAGAGAAAGAAAAAAAGTAAAAAAATGCAAATTATGCAGAGATAACGTTGAATATATTGATTACAAAGATGTTAGAAAATTGAAGGAATTTATGAACGACAAGGGGAAAATCCTTCCAAAAAGGATAAATGGAAATTGTGCCAAACATCAAAGAATGGTTCGAACAGCGATTCATCGTGCTAGAAAAATGATGTTGGTTCCATATATGAACGAGTGA
- a CDS encoding acetyl-CoA carboxylase biotin carboxyl carrier protein subunit, with the protein MKRKFKVTINNKTYEVEVEEIGSEFANEENIKEKEEKTTEKEQFSESPKPVFDKKAEKKGKKKVEKKQKDEEEKTPEEPNKRETDSGYEVKAPLPGVINEINVKEGQSVKAGDKLVIIEAMKMENEIPAENDGIVEKILVKRGDNVEGDQTLMIIR; encoded by the coding sequence TTGAAAAGAAAATTCAAAGTTACTATAAACAATAAAACCTATGAGGTTGAAGTTGAGGAAATAGGCTCTGAATTTGCTAACGAAGAAAATATAAAAGAAAAAGAAGAAAAAACCACCGAAAAAGAGCAATTTAGTGAGTCTCCCAAGCCTGTTTTCGACAAAAAAGCTGAAAAAAAGGGCAAGAAAAAAGTAGAGAAAAAACAAAAAGATGAAGAGGAAAAGACCCCTGAGGAGCCAAATAAAAGGGAAACAGACTCAGGTTATGAGGTCAAAGCTCCTCTCCCAGGAGTAATTAACGAAATAAATGTGAAAGAAGGACAGAGCGTTAAAGCTGGAGATAAGCTTGTCATAATCGAAGCAATGAAGATGGAAAATGAAATACCAGCCGAAAATGACGGTATAGTTGAAAAAATTTTGGTAAAAAGAGGGGATAACGTCGAAGGCGATCAAACATTAATGATTATAAGGTAA
- a CDS encoding single-stranded DNA-binding protein codes for MSISYNKVILVGRLTKDPEIRSTMNGNNVANFRLAVDRHSSNDQDGTDFIKIVAFGKQADFASNYLKKGKLILVEGSLHINQWTDRDNIKRETAEIWANRMNFMETKKAQEANEFSAMDITVEEGFSDSDRTSRNDPFEEIDDELENDALLEESFSDLENHLSSDDKPI; via the coding sequence ATGTCTATTTCTTATAACAAAGTTATTTTGGTGGGAAGATTAACCAAAGATCCTGAGATACGCTCTACTATGAATGGAAATAACGTTGCAAACTTTCGTTTAGCTGTGGACAGGCATTCTTCAAACGATCAAGATGGTACAGATTTCATAAAAATTGTGGCTTTTGGTAAACAGGCAGATTTTGCATCAAATTATTTAAAAAAGGGAAAGTTGATCTTAGTGGAAGGATCGCTTCACATTAATCAATGGACAGATAGAGATAATATCAAAAGAGAAACCGCGGAAATTTGGGCTAATAGAATGAATTTTATGGAAACAAAAAAGGCTCAAGAAGCCAATGAATTCTCAGCTATGGACATTACGGTGGAAGAAGGTTTTTCAGATAGCGATAGGACTTCACGCAACGACCCGTTTGAAGAAATAGATGATGAACTCGAGAACGATGCTCTTTTAGAAGAAAGCTTTAGTGACCTTGAAAACCATCTTTCTTCCGATGATAAACCTATCTGA
- a CDS encoding potassium channel family protein, whose product MNETLTLKIRRFVISIIIFVIIVFSGTVGYMMLEDWAFLDSLFFTIITLSTVGYDIPADLSRVSHIFTMALILSGITVVLYSLSTLTSFIVEGQMRNVLEVRKRMKKIDGMNNHYIVVGAGKTGFFVCQNLLKEKKDFILLDKSVERVQQFLKEINADFPYFIGDAKNETTLEEVGIKRANSIILTLPSDVDNLFVALTVKSIVPQINIISKVNDPESVKKLSYAGINKIVLESEISGNRLAYMATRPNIVSFLETIIHTQEKDLQLEEVQIPKNSWVIGKSLKEIALPDKVDMIVIAVRKKDNKSIFNPKANTIIEEGDIIIVLGEDSKIKKLREIVEQESYQLS is encoded by the coding sequence ATGAATGAAACTCTTACTTTGAAAATAAGACGATTTGTTATATCTATTATAATTTTTGTTATTATAGTCTTTTCAGGAACTGTAGGGTATATGATGCTCGAAGATTGGGCTTTTTTAGACTCTCTATTTTTTACTATAATCACATTGAGTACCGTTGGATACGATATACCTGCCGATCTATCGAGAGTTTCACATATATTTACAATGGCATTGATTCTCTCTGGAATAACGGTAGTTTTATACTCTCTTTCAACCTTGACCTCCTTCATTGTTGAGGGTCAGATGAGAAACGTTTTGGAGGTAAGAAAAAGGATGAAAAAAATAGATGGTATGAATAATCATTATATTGTTGTAGGAGCCGGTAAAACAGGATTTTTTGTCTGTCAAAATCTGTTAAAAGAGAAAAAAGATTTTATCTTGTTGGACAAATCAGTAGAGAGAGTCCAACAATTCCTGAAAGAAATAAACGCGGACTTCCCATATTTTATTGGTGATGCAAAAAATGAAACCACGCTGGAAGAAGTCGGGATCAAGAGAGCCAACAGCATCATATTAACCTTACCTTCCGATGTGGATAACCTGTTTGTTGCTTTAACAGTGAAAAGTATAGTACCTCAAATCAACATCATTTCAAAAGTTAACGACCCTGAATCAGTGAAAAAACTTTCTTATGCTGGGATCAACAAGATCGTTCTCGAATCTGAAATCTCCGGAAATAGATTAGCCTATATGGCAACTCGTCCAAACATTGTATCATTCCTAGAAACGATAATTCATACACAAGAAAAAGATTTACAATTAGAAGAGGTCCAAATACCCAAAAACTCTTGGGTGATCGGTAAATCCCTTAAAGAAATAGCCTTACCAGACAAGGTAGATATGATAGTGATAGCCGTAAGAAAAAAAGATAATAAAAGTATATTCAACCCTAAGGCAAATACAATAATAGAAGAAGGTGACATAATAATAGTATTAGGTGAAGATTCTAAAATCAAAAAATTGCGGGAGATAGTTGAGCAAGAAAGTTATCAGTTAAGCTGA
- the rpsF gene encoding 30S ribosomal protein S6 — translation MGKRYYETMFVVRTDIAEEERNALAEKVRGWIESQLEGEVEEFTRWGVRKLAYRTQKGKFTEGDYTYIIYKADPEKVNQLDDLFKVNQEIFRFQTIRREDLEKKVRKTQKEAKIKVEEPETSEEI, via the coding sequence GTGGGAAAAAGATATTATGAAACAATGTTTGTTGTTAGAACAGACATTGCTGAAGAAGAAAGAAATGCTTTGGCAGAAAAGGTGAGAGGTTGGATAGAAAGTCAACTCGAAGGTGAAGTTGAAGAGTTCACGAGATGGGGTGTAAGAAAATTAGCCTATAGGACTCAAAAAGGTAAATTTACAGAAGGAGATTACACCTACATCATATACAAAGCTGATCCAGAAAAGGTTAACCAACTGGATGATCTTTTTAAAGTGAACCAAGAGATTTTTAGGTTTCAAACGATTAGAAGAGAAGATCTTGAGAAAAAAGTAAGAAAAACCCAAAAAGAAGCAAAAATAAAGGTAGAAGAGCCAGAAACTTCTGAAGAAATTTAA